In one Candidatus Methylarchaceae archaeon HK02M2 genomic region, the following are encoded:
- a CDS encoding 3-isopropylmalate dehydratase small subunit — translation MEGRAWKFGDNINTDIIIPYKYKARTIDPKSLANHCMEGIDPKFSKKVRKGDFIVAGKNFGCGSSREQAPVAIKACGISAVIAESFARIFYRNAINIGLPVIAHKDFPKIINEGDTIEVDLKKGVIKNLTKKKIIRVEKQPKFLEKMLQAGGLVEYYKKFRKFPW, via the coding sequence TTGGAAGGAAGAGCTTGGAAGTTTGGGGACAATATTAATACAGACATCATTATACCTTACAAATACAAAGCAAGAACCATAGACCCAAAATCATTAGCTAATCATTGTATGGAAGGTATTGATCCTAAATTCTCTAAGAAAGTTCGGAAGGGTGACTTCATTGTTGCAGGTAAAAATTTTGGTTGCGGGTCTAGTAGAGAGCAAGCTCCTGTTGCTATCAAAGCTTGTGGAATATCTGCAGTTATAGCAGAGAGTTTTGCTAGGATATTCTACAGGAATGCTATCAATATTGGATTGCCAGTGATTGCTCACAAGGACTTTCCAAAAATAATCAACGAGGGCGATACAATAGAAGTAGATTTGAAGAAGGGGGTTATCAAGAATTTAACAAAAAAGAAAATCATACGTGTAGAAAAACAACCTAAATTTTTAGAAAAGATGCTCCAAGCTGGCGGTCTTGTGGAGTATTATAAAAAGTTCAGAAAGTTTCCATGGTAA